From a region of the Nonlabens dokdonensis DSW-6 genome:
- a CDS encoding SDR family oxidoreductase — protein sequence MNINLKDKTALVCGSSTGIGRETAKQFAQAGARVILLARNPNKLQQVLSELDTSHRDDHTYLVADFSNFREVEDVVSAFAKANPIHIIINNTGGPAPGFLIDAEVDALEQAFTQHVKCNQVLIKACAPGMKEAGYGRVINVISTSVKAPIEFLGVSNVIRGAVASWAKTLATELGPHGITVNNILPGFTATDRLDKIISGKASRAGHSEEQAAEIMKSYVPARRFAQPEEVANAITFLASDKAGYINGINLPVDGGRTKSL from the coding sequence ATGAATATCAACTTAAAAGACAAAACTGCTCTCGTTTGTGGCAGCAGTACCGGAATAGGAAGGGAAACTGCAAAACAATTTGCTCAGGCAGGTGCTCGAGTGATACTACTCGCTCGCAACCCTAATAAATTGCAACAGGTTCTTAGTGAATTGGACACGAGTCATCGCGATGATCATACGTATTTAGTAGCCGATTTTTCTAACTTTAGAGAAGTGGAAGATGTGGTTTCCGCTTTCGCGAAAGCGAATCCTATACACATCATCATCAATAATACGGGCGGTCCTGCACCAGGATTTCTCATCGATGCTGAGGTAGATGCGTTAGAACAAGCTTTTACACAACATGTAAAATGCAACCAAGTTTTGATCAAAGCTTGTGCGCCAGGAATGAAAGAAGCTGGTTATGGTCGTGTGATCAATGTGATCTCCACGAGTGTAAAAGCACCTATCGAATTTTTAGGAGTTTCTAACGTAATACGTGGCGCTGTAGCAAGCTGGGCAAAAACTCTAGCGACCGAATTAGGACCACATGGTATTACAGTAAATAACATCTTGCCAGGATTCACAGCAACAGATCGATTAGATAAAATTATTTCTGGAAAAGCATCTCGTGCTGGTCACAGTGAAGAACAAGCTGCCGAAATCATGAAAAGCTACGTGCCAGCAAGAAGATTTGCACAACCAGAAGAAGTAGCAAATGCGATTACTTTTTTAGCAAGCGATAAAGCTGGCTACATTAATGGTATTAACTTGCCAGTTGATGGTGGAAGGACGAAGAGTCTTTAG
- a CDS encoding amidohydrolase family protein: MNKKLRINGHSHLLPYPEQIPDFMREKGIFWVDPERKNMLQKDWSRPVTDSSFFLDEKLEWMDKYKLDHAVILNLSQLYGNGLRLEEMKQALRFQNDFNAKVQHDHPSKFTSGFVVHPGYVRGALWEIERCVKVLGMKLLCLPTHYMDTIGQWRCIFDEENEPIFELASELNLAIEIHPYDGEKFIKLQNTSWRFHLIWMLAQCADAYHFLTLNGYAFKYPGMRICFAHGGQLAQMNLGRRIQGFDGRPDLFEGKTHPRKSVGHPNIFFDTLVHDTGSLKLLVENQGAKQVLVGLDDPYPLGEMDSEKQSSYPGKIIDLAMERNIITPDQADDMWDEHVVRWLFGSDEAAKKVFYERLRA; this comes from the coding sequence ATGAACAAAAAACTACGCATCAACGGTCATTCCCATTTACTTCCTTATCCAGAGCAAATTCCTGATTTCATGAGAGAAAAAGGGATTTTTTGGGTAGATCCAGAGCGTAAGAACATGCTGCAAAAAGACTGGTCACGTCCAGTTACTGATTCCAGTTTCTTTCTAGATGAAAAACTTGAGTGGATGGATAAGTACAAACTGGACCATGCTGTGATTCTTAATTTGAGTCAGCTATATGGAAATGGTTTGCGCCTGGAGGAAATGAAACAAGCATTACGTTTCCAAAATGATTTTAATGCCAAAGTACAACACGATCATCCTTCAAAATTCACGAGTGGTTTTGTGGTGCATCCAGGTTACGTGCGCGGTGCATTGTGGGAAATAGAGCGTTGTGTAAAAGTTTTAGGGATGAAGTTGCTTTGTCTGCCTACGCATTATATGGATACCATCGGGCAGTGGCGATGTATTTTTGATGAAGAAAATGAACCGATTTTTGAACTCGCCAGCGAGCTCAATCTTGCTATAGAAATTCATCCTTATGATGGAGAAAAATTTATAAAACTACAAAATACCTCTTGGCGTTTTCATTTGATTTGGATGCTCGCACAATGTGCAGATGCCTATCATTTTTTGACTTTAAACGGTTATGCTTTTAAATATCCTGGCATGCGTATATGTTTTGCGCATGGAGGTCAACTCGCTCAAATGAATCTGGGACGTAGAATTCAAGGTTTTGACGGTAGACCAGATTTATTTGAAGGTAAAACACACCCAAGAAAATCAGTAGGTCATCCTAATATTTTCTTTGATACGCTGGTTCATGATACTGGTTCTTTAAAGTTATTAGTAGAGAATCAAGGAGCCAAACAGGTTCTTGTCGGTCTGGACGATCCATATCCGCTTGGAGAAATGGATAGTGAAAAACAAAGTTCTTATCCTGGTAAAATTATTGATCTCGCCATGGAGCGCAACATTATTACACCAGATCAAGCAGACGATATGTGGGACGAGCATGTGGTGCGATGGCTTTTTGGTAGTGATGAAGCTGCTAAAAAGGTTTTTTATGAGCGTTTGAGAGCTTAG
- a CDS encoding leucine-rich repeat domain-containing protein translates to MEQKFELTESEELGYYTTFNKLFPAFLYQDSSEKVRTIQLNFQFTDEDTQPNEAQIAAHDYLLTHSNQMLENLVAYLKQDEEYFMEFYGVYREIDYEYTFNGKKHTSKSKNGFPAVEKAQDFINFLSITGINISSSNENGIAYIGFTGECPWDVEHGIGVSFHEKKLLHVGAWDYGYHPSWGSREDHDLLTNSFLKGHNLEQLDKRRKRLSTASELIQVSNSEEYDRLFDWLAKHQMIYGYRNSHVDLTSKEKIVVLKEIKELYLSGQNIQNIPDSLHLLENLISLEFWVNNLGIIPPQIFKLLKLENLSINNNQIKLVPEEIGLLKNLRSLNLSNNELNSIPDHISQLEKLEHLDLSGNQLYDLSVSILLLNRLKTLNLMNNNLSEINESIYELKKLERLDLRYNKLSKFPETIIDKWHSLNFIFLVGNQFSINALERIIRFNNRKINSDIEKELSFTKDKLIRELREEKNKLNIERRERQKQENLKYQEFNRAQSQSNLSDFKSDDKPETRWWEFWK, encoded by the coding sequence ATGGAACAAAAATTTGAACTTACAGAATCAGAAGAGCTTGGATACTACACAACTTTTAATAAATTATTTCCTGCGTTTCTATACCAAGACAGTAGCGAAAAAGTCCGAACTATTCAACTTAATTTTCAATTTACGGATGAAGATACACAACCTAATGAAGCTCAAATAGCTGCACATGATTATCTATTGACTCATTCTAATCAAATGCTTGAAAATTTAGTTGCATATCTCAAGCAAGATGAAGAGTATTTTATGGAGTTTTATGGAGTATATAGAGAAATTGACTACGAATATACCTTTAACGGAAAAAAACATACAAGCAAAAGCAAAAATGGTTTTCCAGCAGTTGAAAAAGCACAAGATTTTATAAATTTTTTATCAATAACTGGTATAAATATAAGTTCGTCTAATGAAAATGGAATTGCTTATATAGGTTTTACAGGTGAATGTCCATGGGATGTAGAACATGGTATTGGGGTTTCGTTCCATGAAAAAAAACTACTACATGTAGGTGCTTGGGATTACGGATATCATCCAAGTTGGGGAAGTCGTGAGGATCATGACTTGTTAACTAATAGTTTTTTAAAAGGTCATAACTTAGAACAATTAGATAAAAGAAGAAAACGATTATCCACAGCAAGTGAACTTATTCAAGTTAGTAATAGCGAGGAATATGACCGATTATTTGATTGGTTGGCAAAACATCAAATGATTTATGGTTATAGAAATAGTCATGTGGATTTAACTTCTAAGGAGAAAATAGTAGTTTTGAAAGAAATTAAAGAACTTTACTTAAGCGGTCAAAATATTCAAAATATCCCTGACTCTTTACATCTTTTAGAAAACCTTATTTCTTTGGAATTTTGGGTTAATAATTTAGGAATTATACCACCTCAAATATTTAAGTTACTAAAGTTAGAGAATCTTTCTATTAATAACAATCAAATAAAACTTGTTCCAGAAGAAATAGGTTTGTTAAAAAACTTAAGATCACTTAACCTAAGTAATAACGAATTAAATTCAATACCTGACCATATTTCACAGCTAGAAAAACTTGAGCATCTTGATTTATCGGGAAATCAACTTTATGATTTAAGCGTTTCTATTTTATTATTAAATAGATTAAAAACGCTTAATTTGATGAATAACAATTTAAGTGAAATTAATGAATCTATTTATGAACTTAAGAAGTTGGAACGACTAGATTTAAGGTATAATAAATTGTCCAAATTTCCTGAAACCATAATTGATAAATGGCATTCTCTCAACTTTATTTTTTTAGTTGGAAATCAATTTAGTATTAACGCCTTAGAGCGCATTATTAGATTCAACAATAGAAAAATAAATTCTGATATTGAAAAAGAGCTTTCTTTTACAAAAGATAAACTTATTAGAGAACTTAGGGAGGAAAAGAATAAATTAAACATAGAGAGAAGAGAAAGGCAAAAGCAAGAGAATTTAAAGTATCAGGAATTTAATAGAGCTCAATCTCAATCAAATTTGTCTGATTTTAAAAGCGATGATAAGCCTGAGACAAGGTGGTGGGAATTTTGGAAATAA
- a CDS encoding PLP-dependent cysteine synthase family protein produces MDYAENILGTIGNTPLVKMNKLVEDIPALVLAKYETFNPGNSVKDRMGLKMVEDAEADGRLKPGGTIIEGTSGNTGMGLALAAIMKGYKLICVLSDKQSNEKMDILRAVGAEVHVCPTDVAPDDPQSYYSTSKRLSEEIPNSWYVNQYDNPSNCKAHYDSTGPEIWKQTEGKITHFVVGVGTGGTISGVGTFLKLQNPNIKIWGIDTYGSVFKKYHETGIFDENEIHSYVTEGIGEDILPLNVRFEVIDGFTKVTDKDAAVYTRRLAKEEGMFLGNSAGAAIKGLKQIHEEVGFTKDDVVVILYHDHGSRYVGKFFNDNWMLEKGWLKEDGTYHPDDK; encoded by the coding sequence ATGGATTACGCAGAAAATATATTAGGTACTATAGGAAATACGCCACTTGTTAAAATGAACAAGTTAGTAGAAGATATTCCAGCATTAGTACTTGCTAAATACGAGACTTTTAACCCAGGAAATTCTGTTAAAGATAGAATGGGATTAAAAATGGTAGAAGATGCCGAAGCTGATGGACGCCTTAAACCTGGTGGTACCATCATTGAAGGAACAAGTGGTAATACAGGAATGGGACTTGCTCTCGCTGCCATTATGAAAGGTTACAAATTGATTTGTGTATTAAGTGATAAGCAGTCTAATGAGAAAATGGATATTCTTAGAGCAGTAGGTGCAGAGGTGCATGTATGCCCTACAGATGTTGCTCCAGATGATCCACAATCTTATTATTCTACGAGTAAACGTTTGAGCGAGGAAATTCCCAATTCTTGGTATGTAAACCAGTATGATAATCCATCCAATTGTAAAGCGCATTACGACAGTACAGGTCCTGAAATCTGGAAACAAACTGAAGGAAAAATAACGCATTTTGTAGTAGGAGTAGGAACTGGTGGAACAATTTCTGGTGTAGGAACTTTTTTAAAATTGCAAAATCCAAATATCAAAATTTGGGGAATTGATACTTATGGATCGGTTTTTAAAAAATACCATGAGACTGGAATTTTTGATGAGAATGAAATCCATTCTTATGTGACGGAAGGAATAGGTGAAGATATCTTACCATTAAACGTTCGTTTTGAAGTTATTGATGGATTTACTAAAGTAACCGATAAGGACGCTGCTGTTTATACAAGAAGACTTGCAAAAGAAGAAGGAATGTTTCTAGGTAACAGCGCAGGAGCTGCGATCAAAGGTCTAAAGCAGATTCATGAAGAAGTAGGATTCACTAAAGATGACGTGGTAGTTATTTTGTATCACGATCATGGTAGTCGTTATGTAGGTAAATTTTTTAACGATAACTGGATGCTAGAAAAAGGCTGGTTAAAAGAAGATGGCACCTACCATCCAGATGATAAGTAA
- a CDS encoding DUF2851 family protein, whose protein sequence is MQEDFIHYLWKFKQLSGQELLTTEGKEIKIKSLGTHNFFSGPDFFNGRVEIDGQDWAGNIEMHVKASDWYLHGHDDDPAYDNVILHVVWMHDAEITRRDGVNIPVLEVSKYVDEHLVQSYRKLFAVKNDQFINCENQFSSVDDFKRDQWLEKLFFERLEYKSDRIKHILEQNNNDWEATFFQLLARSFGTKTNADAFEQLASSMDQAVIRKLAKDAFQLESVLLGQCGLLNVERKDPYYKELVNEFAFAKAKYNLQPSLTSMKFFRLRPANYPTIRISQLSRLYQKNPMLFGEVLLAKSRKEIHKLFEVKAAKYWVTHHVFDKKTEEREKTLSSDFIDLLIINCIVPIKFMHAQFVGKDKTEELMELMYELKPEKNTVVSGFKKLFKVENALQTQSLLQLKPNYCDKNCCLNCDVGVALLRN, encoded by the coding sequence ATGCAAGAAGATTTTATTCATTACCTCTGGAAGTTCAAGCAGTTGAGCGGTCAAGAACTCCTGACAACAGAAGGAAAAGAGATTAAGATAAAGTCTTTAGGAACGCACAATTTCTTTTCGGGACCAGACTTTTTTAACGGTCGTGTAGAGATAGACGGTCAGGATTGGGCAGGAAATATAGAAATGCATGTCAAAGCGAGCGACTGGTACCTGCACGGCCATGATGATGATCCTGCTTATGATAACGTTATTTTACATGTCGTCTGGATGCATGATGCCGAGATTACTCGCAGAGATGGAGTTAATATTCCTGTTTTAGAAGTTTCAAAATATGTTGATGAACATTTAGTACAATCCTATCGCAAGTTATTTGCTGTAAAAAATGACCAATTCATAAACTGCGAGAATCAATTTTCTAGTGTAGATGATTTTAAAAGAGATCAATGGTTAGAGAAGCTTTTCTTTGAACGACTAGAATATAAATCAGATCGCATTAAGCACATACTTGAGCAAAATAACAACGACTGGGAAGCGACTTTTTTTCAGTTGCTAGCCAGAAGTTTTGGAACAAAAACAAATGCCGATGCTTTTGAACAGCTTGCTAGCAGTATGGATCAAGCTGTGATACGCAAGCTTGCCAAAGATGCTTTTCAATTAGAATCTGTTTTATTAGGTCAGTGTGGATTGTTGAATGTTGAGAGAAAAGATCCTTATTATAAAGAGTTGGTTAATGAGTTCGCTTTCGCGAAAGCGAAATACAACCTACAACCTTCACTTACATCTATGAAGTTTTTTAGGCTGCGACCGGCTAATTATCCTACGATACGGATTTCACAACTATCAAGATTATATCAAAAGAATCCAATGCTTTTTGGTGAGGTTTTATTGGCTAAAAGCAGGAAAGAAATTCATAAGCTGTTTGAGGTCAAAGCTGCGAAATACTGGGTTACGCATCATGTATTTGATAAAAAAACGGAAGAAAGGGAGAAAACACTCTCCTCAGATTTTATTGATTTACTGATTATCAATTGCATCGTGCCTATAAAATTCATGCATGCGCAATTTGTAGGTAAGGATAAAACTGAAGAATTAATGGAGCTCATGTACGAATTGAAACCAGAGAAGAATACGGTTGTTTCAGGTTTTAAAAAACTCTTCAAGGTGGAGAACGCTCTGCAAACCCAGTCATTATTGCAATTAAAACCCAATTATTGTGATAAGAATTGTTGCTTAAATTGTGATGTAGGCGTTGCTCTTTTACGTAATTAG
- a CDS encoding potassium channel family protein, whose translation MLLVGVLGFKFTMDLSWVDSLYMTVITITTVGYREIGEPSPQAKLFTVFFILISVIVVGYAVSAITEYLLSRNSLADLRKKRKIKHLESMENHIIVCGYGRNGKQAVQKLQDYKRDFIIIEKDQQVIDDAPLDEENFYRGNANEDDVLLSAGIERASTLITALPEDADNLFIVLSARQLNKNLKIISRASEENSYKKLKFAGADNVILPDTIGGQHMASLIVSPDLIEFWDNLSYGGNEGVNLEQISFEQMFDEERDCTIINLNLRKETGCTIIGYKAPDGNYTVNPDPTLPLVPGSKIIVVGNSNQIAKLQKVYRINNEVT comes from the coding sequence ATGCTCCTAGTAGGTGTGTTAGGGTTCAAGTTTACCATGGATTTGTCTTGGGTAGACTCTTTATACATGACGGTGATAACTATCACTACGGTAGGTTACAGAGAAATAGGAGAGCCTTCTCCACAAGCAAAGCTATTTACGGTTTTCTTTATTTTGATCAGTGTTATAGTTGTGGGTTATGCAGTATCTGCAATTACGGAGTATTTATTATCGCGCAATAGTCTGGCAGATTTAAGAAAAAAGCGAAAAATTAAACATTTAGAGTCTATGGAAAATCATATTATCGTTTGTGGATATGGTCGTAACGGTAAACAAGCCGTTCAAAAACTACAAGATTATAAAAGAGATTTTATTATCATAGAAAAAGACCAACAGGTTATAGATGATGCACCGCTGGATGAAGAAAATTTCTATCGTGGAAATGCTAATGAAGACGACGTTTTGCTAAGTGCAGGCATCGAAAGAGCATCAACTCTTATAACTGCGTTGCCTGAAGATGCTGATAATTTGTTTATTGTTTTGAGTGCTAGACAGCTTAATAAAAATTTGAAAATAATTTCTCGAGCAAGTGAAGAGAATTCTTATAAAAAATTAAAATTTGCCGGTGCAGATAATGTGATACTTCCAGATACGATTGGCGGACAGCACATGGCTTCTCTAATTGTAAGCCCTGACTTAATAGAGTTTTGGGATAATTTAAGCTACGGAGGTAATGAAGGTGTGAACCTCGAGCAAATTTCATTTGAGCAAATGTTTGATGAAGAAAGGGATTGCACCATTATCAACTTGAATTTAAGAAAAGAAACAGGCTGTACTATTATAGGTTATAAAGCTCCAGATGGCAATTATACCGTTAATCCAGACCCTACATTACCACTGGTGCCTGGTTCTAAAATCATTGTCGTTGGGAATTCTAATCAAATCGCAAAACTTCAAAAAGTTTATAGAATTAACAATGAGGTAACATAG